In a genomic window of Microterricola viridarii:
- a CDS encoding GntR family transcriptional regulator, whose amino-acid sequence MRAGDRAYETLRSEILDGVLRPGTVLAEVEQSTRLGVSRTPVREALTRLTADRLVTALSGRGLVVSEISPDNIVGLYELRQALEGQAAMLAARRRDDVAFRRLRERLGSAPTLLEKGDEGLRQYFALVDDIDQAIDDAVDNDYLVAALQSVRLHSSRIRRLASHDHERLRQAASEHLLIVEAILAGDASLASHATHVHLHKSLTNALASSASETSDAGDAAGVLSATH is encoded by the coding sequence ATGCGCGCTGGAGATCGGGCGTATGAGACGCTCCGCAGCGAGATCCTCGACGGCGTGCTGCGCCCGGGCACCGTGCTCGCCGAGGTGGAGCAGTCCACCCGGCTCGGCGTCTCCCGCACCCCGGTGCGCGAGGCCCTCACCCGGTTGACCGCCGACCGGCTCGTCACGGCGCTCTCCGGCCGCGGCCTCGTCGTCAGCGAGATCTCGCCGGACAACATCGTCGGGCTCTACGAGCTGCGCCAGGCGCTGGAGGGCCAGGCCGCCATGCTGGCGGCCCGCCGCCGCGACGACGTGGCCTTCCGCCGGCTGCGCGAGCGCCTCGGCAGCGCCCCGACACTCCTCGAGAAGGGCGACGAGGGCCTGCGCCAGTACTTCGCCCTCGTCGACGACATTGACCAGGCCATAGACGACGCCGTCGACAACGACTACCTCGTGGCCGCGCTGCAGAGCGTGCGGCTGCACTCCAGCCGCATCCGCCGGCTTGCCAGTCACGACCACGAGCGCCTCCGCCAGGCGGCGTCCGAGCACCTCCTGATTGTCGAGGCGATCCTGGCCGGCGACGCCTCGCTCGCCAGCCACGCCACCCACGTGCACCTGCACAAGAGCCTGACCAACGCCCTCGCCAGCTCGGCGAGCGAGACGAGCGACGCCGGCGATGCCGCCGGCGTCCTCAGCGCCACCCACTAG
- a CDS encoding ABC transporter permease, with translation MTATAAAGTATPGKHQAPETATTLTATVSPQGVRAEKKRRSQRSGKMLALNVFSVVAGIGIWWVLSVSGFRLPTPPQVLERAIQLTIDGTLFVDAGASLGRVLAGFALGTALAIPVGFLMGWYWVARGLMEPWIQFFRTIPPLAIIPLVIVLMGIGEQPKIFVIFLAAFLSSVISTYQGVVSVDRTLINAARVLGAKDPAIFVRVVVPASTPFILVGMRVGLGAAWATVVAAELIAAQVGLGARMQAAQMYYDLPTIFVGLITIGIFGLLMDRILLFAEIKLTGWQERR, from the coding sequence ATGACGGCTACAGCCGCCGCTGGCACGGCTACGCCCGGCAAACACCAGGCGCCCGAAACGGCGACCACCCTGACGGCGACCGTCTCGCCCCAGGGTGTGCGAGCCGAGAAGAAGCGCCGCTCGCAGCGCTCGGGCAAGATGCTCGCCCTCAACGTGTTCTCCGTCGTGGCCGGCATCGGCATCTGGTGGGTGCTCTCGGTCTCGGGCTTCCGCCTGCCGACGCCGCCGCAGGTGCTCGAGCGCGCCATCCAGCTGACCATCGACGGCACCCTGTTCGTGGATGCCGGGGCCAGCCTCGGCCGCGTGCTCGCCGGCTTCGCCCTCGGCACCGCCCTGGCCATCCCGGTCGGCTTCCTCATGGGCTGGTACTGGGTCGCGCGCGGGCTGATGGAGCCGTGGATCCAGTTCTTCCGCACCATCCCGCCGCTCGCGATCATCCCGCTCGTGATCGTGCTGATGGGCATCGGCGAGCAGCCCAAGATCTTCGTGATCTTCCTCGCCGCGTTCCTCTCCAGCGTGATCTCGACCTACCAGGGCGTCGTGAGCGTCGACCGCACCCTCATCAACGCGGCCAGGGTTCTGGGCGCAAAGGACCCGGCGATCTTCGTCCGCGTCGTCGTGCCGGCATCCACCCCGTTCATCCTGGTGGGCATGCGCGTCGGCCTCGGAGCCGCGTGGGCAACGGTCGTCGCGGCTGAGCTCATCGCCGCCCAGGTCGGCCTCGGTGCCCGCATGCAGGCCGCGCAGATGTACTACGACCTGCCCACGATCTTCGTCGGGCTGATCACCATTGGAATCTTCGGCCTCCTCATGGACCGCATCCTGCTGTTCGCCGAAATCAAGCTCACCGGATGGCAGGAACGTCGATGA
- a CDS encoding bifunctional 2-methylcitrate synthase/citrate synthase → MTDETPTIFKGLAGVPVDFTAISKVNPDTNSLLYRGYPVQELASMCSYEEVAWLLWYGELPTRAELDGFMAEERASRALAPNVRRAIDDLPLSTHPMDVCRTAVSIIGANDPDAEDNAPEQNLRKAKHLFAQLPAIVAYDQRRRHGQGLVEPRADLDYSQNFLWMTFGEEADPAVVDAFRVSLVLYAEHSFNASTFTARVIASTLSDIYSAVTGAIGALKGPLHGGANEAVMHTFDEIGSADKAEAWLEEALARKAKIMGFGHRVYKNGDSRVPTMRTALEAMAAHYERPDMLELYEALETAMVSRKNIKPNLDYPAGPTYHLMGFDTETFTPIFVAARVVGWTAHVMEQLASNALIRPLSVYNGVDQRELPA, encoded by the coding sequence ATGACTGACGAGACTCCCACCATCTTCAAGGGCCTGGCCGGGGTGCCTGTGGACTTCACCGCGATCTCCAAGGTGAACCCGGACACCAACTCGCTGCTCTACCGCGGCTACCCGGTGCAGGAGCTGGCCTCCATGTGCAGCTACGAGGAGGTCGCCTGGCTGCTCTGGTACGGCGAGCTGCCCACCCGTGCCGAGCTGGACGGCTTCATGGCGGAGGAGCGGGCGTCGCGCGCGCTCGCCCCGAACGTGCGCCGCGCGATCGACGACCTGCCGCTCAGCACGCACCCGATGGACGTCTGCCGCACCGCCGTCAGCATCATCGGGGCCAATGACCCGGATGCCGAGGACAACGCGCCGGAGCAGAACCTGCGCAAGGCGAAGCACCTGTTCGCCCAGCTTCCGGCGATCGTCGCGTACGACCAGCGCCGCCGCCACGGGCAGGGACTCGTCGAGCCGCGCGCCGACCTCGACTACTCGCAGAACTTCCTCTGGATGACGTTCGGCGAGGAGGCCGACCCGGCCGTCGTCGATGCGTTCCGGGTGTCGCTGGTGCTCTACGCCGAGCACTCGTTCAACGCCTCCACCTTCACGGCGCGCGTGATCGCCTCGACGCTCTCCGACATCTACTCGGCCGTGACCGGCGCGATCGGCGCGCTCAAGGGCCCGCTGCACGGCGGGGCGAACGAGGCCGTCATGCACACCTTCGACGAGATCGGCTCCGCCGACAAGGCCGAGGCGTGGCTTGAGGAGGCCCTCGCCCGCAAGGCCAAGATCATGGGCTTCGGGCACCGCGTCTACAAGAACGGCGACTCGCGCGTCCCGACGATGCGCACCGCGCTGGAGGCGATGGCCGCGCACTACGAGCGGCCGGACATGCTCGAGCTCTACGAGGCGCTGGAGACCGCCATGGTGTCGCGCAAGAACATCAAGCCGAACCTCGACTACCCGGCCGGCCCGACCTACCACCTGATGGGCTTCGACACCGAGACGTTCACGCCGATCTTCGTGGCCGCCCGCGTCGTCGGCTGGACGGCGCACGTGATGGAGCAGCTCGCGTCCAACGCGCTGATCCGGCCGCTGTCGGTGTACAACGGCGTCGACCAGCGGGAGCTGCCGGCGTAG
- a CDS encoding ABC transporter ATP-binding protein produces the protein MTTSTLQPATAAAKISVRGVTKTFPLGNEVFTALDNVSLDVADNEFVTIVGPSGCGKSTMMNVLAGLETVSTGQALVDGVAVDGPGPERGVIFQQYALFPWLTVRKNVEFGLKTAKVPRAERRERAEHFINLVGLSQFADALPKMLSGGMKQRCAIARAYAVNPSILLMDEPFGALDALTRVKLQEQLLETWSQEKRTVVFITHDVDEAVYLANRVVVMAARPGRIHEIIDVDLPYPRTEDMRLSPEFTALRNRVWHAVYHQDGNH, from the coding sequence ATGACCACCAGCACCCTTCAGCCCGCAACGGCTGCCGCCAAGATCTCCGTGCGCGGCGTCACCAAGACGTTCCCCCTCGGCAACGAGGTGTTCACCGCCCTCGACAACGTGTCGCTCGACGTCGCCGACAACGAGTTCGTCACGATCGTCGGGCCTTCCGGCTGCGGCAAGTCCACCATGATGAACGTGCTCGCCGGCCTCGAGACGGTCAGCACCGGCCAGGCCCTCGTCGACGGCGTCGCCGTCGACGGCCCCGGCCCGGAGCGCGGCGTGATCTTCCAGCAGTACGCGCTCTTCCCCTGGCTCACCGTGCGCAAGAACGTCGAGTTCGGGCTGAAGACCGCCAAGGTCCCGCGCGCGGAGCGCCGGGAGCGGGCAGAGCACTTCATCAACCTGGTCGGGCTCAGCCAGTTCGCCGACGCCCTGCCGAAGATGCTCTCCGGCGGCATGAAGCAGCGCTGCGCCATCGCCCGCGCCTACGCCGTGAACCCCTCGATCCTGTTGATGGACGAGCCGTTCGGCGCCCTCGACGCCCTCACCCGGGTCAAGCTGCAGGAGCAGCTGCTCGAGACGTGGAGCCAGGAGAAGCGCACCGTCGTGTTCATCACCCACGACGTCGACGAGGCCGTCTACCTCGCCAACCGCGTCGTCGTGATGGCGGCCCGCCCCGGCCGCATCCACGAGATCATCGACGTCGACCTGCCCTACCCGCGCACGGAGGACATGCGCCTCAGCCCCGAGTTCACCGCCTTGCGCAACCGGGTTTGGCACGCGGTGTACCACCAGGACGGCAACCACTAA
- a CDS encoding CPBP family intramembrane glutamic endopeptidase, whose protein sequence is MSSPARAAAPAADARPQPRIPQRFWIGLVAVIAYVALAAGVSSLLVDWLAPEGELAEFALSHIPVLLPLIIAGLVFARRSGWAEIWRTPAAYETRPRRWWMLAIPLLMLAQSAIMLTLTPWRNWDILGIALVALVTAMVGLGEELYFRGILRSSLRAHHGETLTLLVTALLFGAAHSFGSAIHGEPAGAIAFQVGVTMLDGALFYAAFRATGRLWVAIALHALSDFTLYLSSTDLADQTAIDVSTVPANIVIQVALWALVAVLFVSAIRQDLAARRSQRGEAQAD, encoded by the coding sequence GTGAGCTCCCCGGCCCGGGCGGCGGCCCCGGCGGCGGATGCCAGGCCGCAGCCCCGAATCCCGCAGCGGTTCTGGATCGGGCTCGTCGCGGTCATCGCCTACGTCGCTCTCGCGGCCGGGGTCAGCAGCCTCCTGGTCGACTGGCTGGCGCCGGAGGGTGAGCTCGCGGAGTTCGCTCTCAGCCACATACCCGTTCTCCTCCCGCTGATCATCGCCGGGCTCGTCTTCGCCCGGCGCTCCGGGTGGGCCGAGATCTGGCGCACCCCGGCCGCCTACGAGACGCGACCGCGGCGCTGGTGGATGCTGGCGATCCCGCTGCTGATGCTCGCGCAGTCGGCCATCATGCTCACGCTCACCCCGTGGAGGAACTGGGACATTCTCGGCATCGCGCTCGTCGCGCTTGTCACGGCGATGGTCGGGTTGGGTGAGGAGCTGTACTTCCGCGGGATCCTCCGCAGCAGCCTCCGCGCCCACCACGGCGAGACGCTCACGCTCCTCGTCACCGCGCTGCTGTTCGGCGCAGCCCACTCCTTCGGCAGCGCCATCCACGGCGAACCGGCGGGAGCGATCGCCTTCCAGGTGGGCGTCACGATGCTCGACGGCGCACTGTTCTACGCGGCGTTCCGCGCCACCGGGCGGCTCTGGGTCGCCATCGCCCTGCACGCACTCAGCGACTTCACGCTCTACCTCTCGAGCACCGACCTGGCCGATCAGACTGCGATCGACGTGTCCACCGTTCCGGCGAACATCGTGATCCAGGTGGCCCTGTGGGCGCTCGTCGCCGTGCTGTTCGTCAGCGCCATCCGCCAGGACCTCGCGGCGCGGCGGAGCCAGAGGGGCGAGGCGCAAGCCGACTAG
- a CDS encoding CPBP family intramembrane glutamic endopeptidase, which produces MPDAASMSPWKRFWERGGGWKALLLVVVYYALYQGGGFVFLPLLQQVDPQSAAFVLVGTALPVLLGCVLLLVFGLSLGWLRELFGPQPIRGSWWMWIAVAAVLLFNILRFATIDYAEAGFDVVATWLLAGLFIGFAEEVLTRGYVVNLMRKAGHPEILVAVVSAALFAGLHSGNLLTGQPLFATLIQVGYTFGFGICMYLALRVTGNIIWPILLHATTDPSIFLQTAYPADGALTSIAGLGNIVVIIVGLVLLIFIRGRITAREGDPALASQPVPPITNAGV; this is translated from the coding sequence ATGCCCGACGCTGCATCGATGTCCCCCTGGAAGCGCTTCTGGGAGCGGGGCGGCGGGTGGAAGGCCCTCCTCCTCGTCGTCGTCTACTACGCGCTGTACCAGGGCGGCGGGTTCGTCTTCCTGCCGCTCCTGCAGCAGGTGGACCCGCAGAGCGCGGCATTCGTCCTCGTCGGAACCGCCCTGCCCGTGCTCCTCGGCTGCGTCCTGCTCCTGGTGTTCGGCCTGTCACTCGGGTGGCTGCGCGAGCTCTTCGGCCCGCAGCCGATCCGCGGGAGCTGGTGGATGTGGATCGCCGTCGCCGCGGTGCTCCTGTTCAACATCCTGCGCTTCGCCACCATTGACTACGCGGAGGCCGGCTTCGACGTCGTGGCCACGTGGCTGCTGGCCGGCCTGTTCATCGGCTTCGCCGAGGAGGTGCTCACCCGCGGCTACGTCGTGAACCTCATGCGCAAGGCCGGGCACCCCGAAATCCTGGTCGCGGTCGTCTCCGCCGCGCTCTTCGCCGGCCTGCACTCCGGAAACCTCTTGACCGGCCAGCCGCTCTTCGCGACCCTCATTCAGGTGGGCTACACCTTCGGCTTCGGCATCTGCATGTACCTCGCGCTGCGCGTCACGGGCAACATCATCTGGCCGATCCTGCTGCACGCCACCACCGACCCGAGCATCTTCCTGCAGACCGCCTACCCGGCCGACGGTGCCCTCACCTCGATCGCGGGGCTCGGCAACATCGTCGTGATCATCGTGGGCCTCGTGCTGCTCATCTTCATCCGCGGCCGCATCACCGCCCGCGAGGGCGACCCCGCCCTCGCTTCGCAGCCGGTGCCGCCGATCACGAACGCCGGCGTGTGA
- a CDS encoding ROK family transcriptional regulator — translation MAELEGAHALVRRTHEERVLRALRELGALSRAEISERVGLSRTTTSEITAELIQRRAIVVVAPDAAERAGRGRPAERLVLDPGAGQVIGIDFSHGRVYAVVVDASQQIIAAGVADYGTGSAWTERAEIAFALLDRLKSQHEVHYGALQGIGLGFPGPFSANGARLALGRDRRDTSAVDGARELLQCFTERFAAPVHIDNNARLAGLAEAIWGGQTPSSSLLYLRLSQGLGGGLVLGGTLETGASGYAGEIGHITVAVDGLDCRCGKRGCLETIASIPAVLAECARRGATLPDLDALQGAAENGDPIVTAVLREVGVAVGRVLGGLATALDPAEIVIGGPLALAAPMIVDQARASIAYELLPIPQAEPVVRAATLGSDDGARGAVAAVLRRSSLLERYQSAPASAPTDFQSPVSLQRSTT, via the coding sequence ATGGCTGAGCTCGAAGGTGCGCATGCCCTCGTGAGGAGGACCCACGAGGAGCGAGTTCTGCGTGCCCTGCGCGAGCTCGGCGCCCTCAGTCGGGCCGAGATCTCCGAGCGCGTCGGCCTCTCCCGCACCACCACCTCCGAGATCACGGCCGAGCTCATCCAGCGCCGCGCGATCGTCGTCGTGGCCCCGGATGCCGCGGAGCGCGCCGGCCGCGGACGCCCCGCCGAGCGCCTCGTGCTCGACCCCGGGGCCGGCCAGGTCATCGGCATCGACTTCAGCCACGGCCGCGTGTACGCCGTCGTCGTCGACGCGAGCCAGCAGATCATCGCCGCCGGCGTCGCCGACTACGGCACCGGCTCCGCCTGGACCGAGCGCGCCGAGATCGCCTTCGCCCTGCTCGACCGGCTGAAGTCCCAGCACGAGGTGCACTACGGCGCCCTCCAGGGCATCGGCCTCGGCTTCCCCGGCCCCTTCTCGGCCAACGGCGCCCGCCTCGCCCTCGGCCGCGACCGCCGCGACACCTCCGCGGTGGACGGCGCCCGCGAGCTGCTGCAGTGCTTCACCGAGCGCTTCGCCGCCCCCGTGCACATCGACAACAACGCCCGCCTCGCCGGCCTCGCCGAGGCGATCTGGGGCGGCCAGACGCCCTCGTCCAGCCTGCTCTACCTGCGCCTCTCGCAGGGCCTCGGCGGCGGCCTGGTGCTCGGCGGCACCCTGGAGACGGGCGCGTCCGGCTACGCCGGCGAGATCGGCCACATCACGGTCGCCGTCGACGGCCTGGACTGCCGCTGCGGCAAGCGCGGCTGCCTGGAGACCATCGCCTCGATCCCCGCCGTGCTCGCCGAGTGCGCCCGCCGCGGGGCCACCCTCCCCGACTTGGACGCCCTGCAGGGCGCAGCCGAGAACGGCGACCCCATCGTCACCGCCGTGTTGCGAGAGGTTGGCGTCGCCGTCGGCCGCGTGCTGGGCGGCCTCGCCACCGCGCTCGACCCGGCCGAGATCGTGATCGGTGGCCCGCTCGCGCTCGCCGCACCGATGATCGTCGACCAGGCGCGCGCCTCCATCGCCTACGAGCTTCTCCCCATCCCGCAGGCGGAGCCGGTCGTGCGCGCGGCGACCCTCGGCTCCGACGACGGGGCCCGCGGCGCCGTCGCAGCGGTGCTGCGCCGGTCGTCGCTGCTCGAGCGCTATCAGAGCGCCCCGGCATCCGCCCCCACAGATTTTCAGTCGCCAGTTTCATTGCAAAGGAGCACCACATGA
- a CDS encoding enoyl-CoA hydratase/isomerase family protein, producing the protein MSEEPQVLVRVADGVGRLTLNRPRVLNALNAAMVETLTTTLTAWATDSEVSVVVLDGAGERGFCAGGDIRELAEHSRAGQHEHARAFFRAEYALNALIAEYPKPVVALMDGITMGGGIGLAGHASIRIVTERSHLAMPETRIGFCPDVGGTWLLSRAPGELGTYLALNSASMAAADAVDSGFADFYLPSALLPHLLQALAERADPGSPAEIVMLFDETPEPLTADTETVQSLRARREWIDACYSADSVPGILGCLRARPEAAAHRAADELEQLSPTALSVTLAALRAARRLPSLRAALEQEYRVGAWLLEQPDFAEGVRAQLIDKDRRPRWQPATLAALPADAAASALAHRPAEPLW; encoded by the coding sequence ATGAGTGAAGAGCCGCAGGTACTGGTCAGGGTTGCCGACGGGGTCGGCCGGCTCACCCTCAACCGGCCGCGGGTGCTCAACGCGCTGAACGCGGCCATGGTCGAGACGCTGACCACGACGCTGACGGCCTGGGCCACCGACAGCGAGGTGTCCGTGGTCGTGCTCGACGGCGCGGGCGAGCGCGGCTTCTGCGCCGGCGGCGACATTCGCGAGCTGGCCGAGCACAGCCGGGCCGGGCAGCACGAGCACGCCCGCGCCTTCTTCCGCGCCGAGTACGCCCTGAACGCCCTCATCGCCGAATACCCCAAGCCTGTCGTCGCGCTGATGGACGGCATCACCATGGGCGGTGGCATCGGCCTGGCCGGTCACGCCTCGATCCGCATCGTCACCGAGCGTTCCCACCTGGCCATGCCCGAGACCCGCATCGGATTCTGCCCGGACGTCGGCGGCACGTGGCTGCTCTCCCGCGCCCCGGGCGAGCTGGGCACCTACCTCGCGCTGAACTCCGCGAGCATGGCGGCGGCGGATGCCGTCGACAGCGGTTTCGCCGACTTCTATCTGCCCAGCGCGCTGCTGCCGCACTTGTTGCAGGCGCTCGCCGAGCGCGCGGACCCGGGCTCGCCGGCGGAGATCGTGATGCTCTTCGACGAGACGCCGGAGCCGCTGACCGCCGACACCGAGACTGTGCAGTCCCTGCGCGCGCGCCGCGAGTGGATCGACGCCTGCTACTCGGCCGACTCGGTCCCCGGCATCCTGGGGTGCCTGCGCGCGCGACCGGAGGCGGCGGCGCACCGGGCGGCCGATGAGCTGGAGCAGCTCTCACCAACGGCACTCAGCGTGACCCTGGCCGCGCTGCGCGCTGCGCGCCGGCTGCCGAGCCTGCGCGCGGCCCTCGAGCAGGAGTACCGCGTCGGCGCCTGGCTGCTCGAGCAGCCCGACTTCGCGGAAGGGGTGCGCGCCCAGCTGATCGACAAGGACCGCCGCCCCCGGTGGCAGCCGGCGACCCTCGCCGCGCTGCCGGCGGATGCCGCGGCGTCCGCCCTCGCGCACCGCCCGGCCGAGCCGCTCTGGTAG
- the prpB gene encoding methylisocitrate lyase codes for MLYAQTTPAEKRVAFRAGLASGELLRFPGAFNPLSARLIEKKGFDGVYISGAVLSADLGLPDIGLTTLTEVAGRAKQIARMTELPAIVDADTGFGEPMNVARTVQEMEDAGLAGMHIEDQINPKRCGHLDGKQVVDSDTAIKRIRAAVDARRDPNFLIMARTDIAAVDGLDAAIDRAKRLVDAGADAIFPEAMRSLEEFAAMRAAVDVPLLANMTEFGKSELFTVEQLQGIGMNMVIWPVSMLRLAMGATARGLDSLTDAGTLEPLLGEMQHRADLYELIDYEGYNHFDSGVFNFTVTK; via the coding sequence ATGCTGTACGCCCAGACCACCCCGGCCGAGAAGCGCGTCGCGTTCCGCGCCGGCCTCGCCAGCGGCGAGCTGCTGCGCTTCCCCGGCGCGTTCAACCCGCTCTCGGCCCGGCTGATCGAGAAGAAGGGCTTCGACGGCGTCTACATCTCCGGCGCCGTGCTGAGCGCCGACCTCGGGCTGCCCGACATCGGCCTGACCACGCTCACCGAGGTGGCCGGCCGGGCCAAACAGATCGCCCGGATGACCGAGCTGCCCGCGATCGTCGACGCCGACACCGGCTTCGGCGAGCCGATGAACGTCGCCCGCACCGTGCAGGAGATGGAGGATGCCGGCCTGGCCGGCATGCACATCGAGGACCAGATCAACCCGAAGCGCTGCGGCCACCTCGACGGCAAGCAGGTCGTCGACTCCGACACGGCGATCAAGCGCATCCGCGCCGCCGTCGACGCCCGCCGCGACCCGAACTTCCTCATCATGGCGCGCACCGACATCGCCGCGGTTGACGGCCTGGACGCCGCGATCGACCGGGCCAAGCGCCTCGTCGACGCCGGCGCCGACGCCATCTTCCCCGAGGCGATGCGCTCGCTCGAGGAGTTCGCGGCGATGCGCGCGGCCGTGGACGTGCCGCTGCTGGCCAACATGACCGAGTTCGGCAAGAGCGAGCTCTTCACCGTCGAGCAGCTGCAGGGCATCGGCATGAACATGGTCATCTGGCCGGTGTCGATGCTGCGCCTGGCGATGGGAGCCACCGCGCGCGGCCTCGACTCGCTGACGGATGCCGGCACGCTCGAGCCCCTGCTCGGCGAGATGCAGCACCGGGCAGACCTCTACGAGCTGATCGACTACGAGGGCTACAACCACTTCGACTCCGGAGTGTTCAACTTCACTGTCACGAAATAG
- a CDS encoding thioesterase family protein yields the protein MHMFFRTMMHMLVFSRRKPRLGHYDVAHTNFRVLPTDLDILNHMNNGVYLSIMDVARFDMLVRNGVWAIFKERGWYPVVVAETISFRKSLEPWQRFTIESRILGFDDKAVYVEQRFVRPDADGNPEIYAQGFIRGRFLKRSGGVVPIEELLEAVGAVPDEMELPEWLLRWAPDVALPATRAEAPSVWS from the coding sequence ATGCACATGTTCTTCCGCACGATGATGCACATGCTGGTGTTCTCGCGGCGCAAGCCGCGCCTCGGCCACTACGACGTCGCCCACACCAACTTCCGGGTGCTGCCGACCGACCTCGACATCCTGAACCACATGAACAACGGCGTCTACCTGTCGATCATGGACGTCGCCCGCTTCGACATGCTCGTGCGCAACGGCGTCTGGGCGATCTTCAAGGAGCGCGGCTGGTACCCGGTCGTCGTCGCCGAGACGATCAGCTTCCGCAAGTCGCTCGAGCCGTGGCAGCGCTTCACGATCGAGTCGCGCATCCTCGGCTTCGACGACAAGGCCGTCTACGTCGAGCAGCGCTTCGTGCGCCCCGATGCCGACGGCAACCCCGAGATCTACGCCCAGGGCTTCATCCGCGGGCGCTTCCTCAAGCGCAGCGGCGGCGTCGTGCCGATCGAGGAGCTGCTCGAGGCCGTCGGTGCCGTGCCGGATGAGATGGAGCTGCCCGAGTGGCTGCTGCGCTGGGCCCCGGATGTCGCTCTGCCGGCCACCCGTGCCGAGGCGCCCTCCGTCTGGAGCTAG
- a CDS encoding MmgE/PrpD family protein yields the protein MQTHHLRVHRSDENLARENQLAYKLAELAADPVEVSEEVTEMVINRVIDNAAVAAASLTRAPVVSARSQATSHPVSVHGAGANVFGLDPARRTSPEWAAWANGVAVRELDYHDTFLAAEYSHPGDNIPAILAVAQHLAEKRELSGRELVRGIATGYEIQIDLVKAISLHKHKIDHVAHLGPSAAAGIGTLLGLDVNTIFQSIGQALHTTTATRQSRKGEISSWKAHAPAFAGKMAVEAVDRAMRGETSPTPIYEGEDGVIAWLLDGPDAAYEVSLPERGEAKRAILDSYTKEHSAEYQAQAIIDLARRLHNNYPLILDHVENIASVVLHTSHHTHYVIGSGANDPQKYDPTASRETLDHSIPYIFTVALQDGSWHHVDSYAPARAQRPDTVALWNKFSTVEDPEWTRRYHSLDVNEKAFGGKVVITLTDGSTIVDEIAVADAHPLGARPFARADYINKFRMLAEPVLSGAEIDRFIALAERLPELSPAELGGLTFQATPGVLSSVATPEGIF from the coding sequence GTGCAGACTCACCACCTTCGAGTGCACCGCAGCGACGAGAACCTCGCCCGCGAGAACCAGCTGGCCTACAAGCTCGCCGAGCTCGCCGCCGACCCCGTCGAGGTGAGCGAGGAGGTCACCGAGATGGTGATCAACCGCGTGATCGACAACGCCGCCGTCGCCGCGGCATCCCTCACCCGCGCGCCCGTCGTGTCGGCCCGTTCGCAGGCCACCTCGCACCCCGTCTCGGTGCACGGCGCCGGCGCCAACGTCTTCGGCCTCGACCCGGCCCGGCGCACCAGCCCAGAGTGGGCCGCCTGGGCCAACGGCGTCGCCGTGCGCGAGCTCGACTACCACGACACCTTCCTGGCCGCCGAGTACTCGCACCCCGGCGACAACATCCCGGCGATCCTCGCCGTCGCCCAGCACCTCGCCGAGAAGCGCGAGCTGAGCGGCCGCGAGCTGGTGCGCGGCATCGCCACCGGCTACGAGATCCAGATCGACCTGGTCAAGGCGATCAGCCTGCACAAGCACAAGATCGACCACGTCGCCCACCTCGGCCCGAGCGCCGCCGCCGGCATCGGCACCCTGCTCGGCCTCGACGTCAACACGATCTTCCAGTCCATCGGCCAGGCGCTGCACACCACGACAGCCACCCGCCAGTCGCGGAAGGGCGAGATCTCCTCCTGGAAGGCGCACGCCCCGGCCTTCGCCGGCAAGATGGCCGTCGAGGCCGTCGACCGGGCGATGCGCGGCGAGACAAGCCCGACCCCGATCTACGAGGGCGAGGACGGCGTGATCGCCTGGCTGCTCGACGGCCCGGATGCCGCATACGAGGTGTCTCTGCCCGAGCGCGGCGAGGCCAAGCGCGCCATCCTCGACAGCTACACCAAGGAGCACTCGGCCGAGTACCAGGCACAGGCCATCATCGACCTGGCCCGCCGCCTGCACAACAACTACCCGCTGATCCTCGACCACGTCGAGAACATCGCAAGCGTCGTGCTGCACACCTCGCACCACACGCACTACGTGATCGGCTCCGGCGCGAACGACCCGCAGAAGTACGACCCGACGGCCAGCCGCGAGACGCTGGACCACTCGATCCCGTACATCTTCACCGTCGCCCTGCAGGACGGCAGCTGGCACCACGTCGACTCCTACGCCCCGGCCCGCGCCCAGCGCCCGGACACGGTCGCGCTGTGGAACAAGTTCAGCACCGTCGAGGACCCGGAGTGGACCCGCCGCTACCACTCGCTCGACGTGAACGAGAAGGCCTTCGGCGGCAAGGTCGTCATCACCCTGACCGACGGCAGCACCATCGTCGACGAGATCGCCGTCGCCGACGCCCACCCGCTCGGCGCCCGCCCCTTCGCCCGCGCCGACTACATCAACAAGTTCCGGATGCTGGCCGAGCCGGTGCTCTCCGGCGCCGAGATCGACCGCTTCATCGCCCTGGCCGAGCGCCTGCCGGAGCTCAGCCCGGCCGAGCTCGGCGGGCTCACCTTCCAGGCGACCCCCGGTGTGCTCTCCTCCGTCGCCACCCCAGAGGGGATCTTCTAA